Proteins from a genomic interval of Paenibacillus sp. RC334:
- a CDS encoding sulfatase-like hydrolase/transferase — MNDSSFSPRAFDKPNFLVLLVDEERYPAVYENREIKEWSRQNLITQGLLRSHGLEFHRHYIGSAACSPSRTTLFTGHYPSLHGVTQTDGVAKGAFDSDMFWLDRNTVPTMGDYFHAAGYQTYYKGKWHISDEDIIIPGTHKALPSYHPLTGVPDRRLEGIYEQADRLDNFGFSGWIGPEPHGRNPRNSGSSAAVGLSGRDEVYAAETVELIEALDRRKEHDNHAEPWLIVTSFVNPHDIVLYGAITARLPMFRFEVEPMPAVAPPPTINEWLATKPRCQASYRDIYPRALQPIIDQPFYRKLYYQLQKNADRQMLKVFEALTRSSFYDNTIVIFTSDHGDLLGAHGNLHQKFYCAYEEVVHVPLVIHNQHLFPQYKSEHTLTNHVDLLPTMLGLANADIAAIQSGLQNSFSEARPLVGRNLTPVIRGQNQGEIADQPVYFMTDDDVTRGQQQINILGEAYPSVVQPNHIETVIMTLQRDGVKELWKFTRYFYSTQFWSQPGVKDVTMRPVGDHTCGQYSQWATQVKTKPDRDEFELYNLTNDPLETCNLAHPAFATQQTRSVQQQMMHLLEEQRKQKRLYPAQSGIW; from the coding sequence ATGAACGATAGCTCATTTTCCCCCCGAGCCTTTGATAAACCTAATTTTCTGGTACTCCTTGTGGATGAGGAACGGTATCCTGCGGTTTATGAAAACCGGGAAATCAAAGAATGGAGCAGACAAAATCTTATTACGCAAGGACTCTTGAGGTCTCACGGGCTGGAGTTTCACAGGCATTATATTGGAAGTGCTGCATGCAGCCCCAGCAGGACAACCTTATTTACTGGCCATTATCCGTCACTCCATGGTGTAACTCAGACAGATGGGGTGGCCAAGGGAGCATTCGACTCAGATATGTTCTGGCTGGATAGAAACACGGTGCCTACGATGGGGGATTATTTTCACGCAGCCGGATACCAAACGTATTATAAAGGAAAATGGCATATATCCGATGAGGATATTATCATCCCAGGCACGCACAAAGCCCTCCCCAGCTATCATCCGCTGACGGGTGTACCCGACAGAAGACTGGAAGGCATATATGAGCAAGCCGACCGCTTGGATAACTTTGGATTTTCCGGGTGGATCGGTCCGGAGCCGCATGGGAGAAACCCACGAAATTCCGGTTCCTCCGCCGCTGTTGGTTTAAGCGGGCGAGATGAGGTGTATGCCGCAGAAACCGTTGAGCTAATCGAAGCCCTTGACCGTCGGAAAGAACATGACAACCATGCAGAGCCTTGGTTAATCGTAACTTCATTTGTGAACCCGCATGATATTGTTTTATATGGTGCTATTACTGCACGGTTGCCCATGTTTCGATTTGAGGTGGAGCCGATGCCAGCGGTCGCTCCTCCACCGACGATCAACGAATGGCTGGCTACAAAGCCGCGCTGTCAGGCAAGCTACAGGGATATTTACCCTAGAGCGTTACAGCCCATTATTGATCAGCCCTTTTACCGAAAGCTGTACTACCAGTTGCAAAAAAATGCAGACCGTCAGATGCTTAAGGTATTTGAAGCACTGACCCGTTCTTCTTTCTATGATAATACCATAGTGATTTTTACGTCCGATCATGGAGATTTGCTAGGCGCTCACGGCAATCTTCATCAAAAATTTTACTGTGCGTACGAAGAGGTTGTGCATGTGCCTTTGGTTATCCATAACCAACATCTGTTTCCTCAATATAAAAGCGAGCATACCCTGACAAACCACGTGGATCTCCTGCCTACAATGCTTGGACTGGCGAATGCTGACATCGCTGCGATCCAGAGCGGCCTGCAAAACAGTTTTAGCGAAGCCCGTCCCTTGGTGGGACGTAATCTTACTCCTGTTATCCGAGGACAGAACCAGGGGGAGATAGCTGACCAGCCGGTTTATTTTATGACCGACGACGATGTGACCCGAGGCCAGCAGCAGATCAATATACTGGGAGAGGCATATCCGTCTGTTGTTCAGCCCAATCATATCGAGACTGTCATTATGACCCTGCAAAGAGATGGTGTGAAGGAGTTGTGGAAGTTTACCCGCTATTTTTACAGTACTCAATTCTGGAGCCAACCGGGGGTGAAGGATGTTACTATGCGACCCGTGGGTGATCATACATGCGGACAATACTCTCAATGGGCTACACAGGTCAAAACAAAACCGGATCGTGACGAATTTGAATTGTATAACCTAACCAACGACCCTTTGGAAACATGTAACCTTGCCCATCCCGCATTTGCAACGCAGCAGACCAGAAGCGTTCAACAACAGATGATGCACTTACTGGAGGAACAACGTAAACAAAAGCGTTTATATCCCGCTCAATCAGGCATATGGTGA
- a CDS encoding Gfo/Idh/MocA family oxidoreductase, with protein MNKMKVGIIGCGKISGIYMENCHRFDILELSAVADLDQGRAKEQAAAYNVPNVYSVDEILADPEIELIINLTIPAVHADVCLRALETGKHVYVEKPLAVTREQGQAVLELARRKGLLVGCAPETFFGSGIQTSLKLIEDGVIGRPVAATAFMMSRGHEHWHPDPEFYYAVGGGPMFDMGPYYLTALVQLLGPIATISGMTGRALDQRMITSEKKRGQTIPVDIPTHVAGLLRFEQGAVGTLITSFDIFGGSSLPPIEVYGSLGTLQVPDPNTFGGPVRYRLLGEQEWTEAPLLPGYQENTRGIGVADMAYAIRSGRPHRASGELAYHVLEAMWAFHDSSDEQSFYPMQSTCLRPAALPENLPLYTLDAAFKK; from the coding sequence ATGAACAAAATGAAGGTGGGCATTATCGGTTGTGGTAAAATCAGCGGAATTTACATGGAAAATTGCCATCGCTTCGACATTCTGGAGCTGTCCGCAGTAGCGGATCTGGACCAAGGCCGGGCTAAGGAGCAGGCAGCAGCGTACAACGTTCCGAACGTATATTCGGTAGACGAGATCCTGGCTGATCCAGAGATCGAACTCATCATTAATCTGACCATTCCGGCCGTTCACGCCGACGTGTGCCTCAGAGCTCTTGAGACAGGCAAGCATGTCTATGTAGAGAAGCCGCTTGCAGTCACCCGTGAGCAGGGCCAGGCAGTCTTGGAGCTGGCCCGCCGCAAGGGACTGCTTGTTGGCTGCGCACCGGAGACCTTCTTCGGCTCCGGCATACAGACGTCATTGAAGCTGATTGAGGACGGGGTCATTGGCAGGCCGGTAGCCGCTACGGCCTTCATGATGAGCCGTGGACATGAACATTGGCATCCCGATCCTGAATTTTATTATGCTGTGGGCGGCGGCCCGATGTTTGATATGGGGCCTTATTATTTGACAGCTTTGGTGCAATTGCTTGGTCCGATTGCCACCATCTCCGGCATGACAGGCAGGGCGCTGGACCAGCGAATGATTACAAGCGAGAAAAAGAGAGGCCAGACCATCCCGGTCGACATTCCGACCCATGTGGCCGGATTGCTACGCTTCGAGCAGGGGGCTGTCGGCACGCTGATTACCAGCTTTGACATCTTTGGTGGAAGCTCCCTGCCACCGATTGAGGTATATGGTTCTCTTGGCACGCTGCAGGTGCCTGACCCGAACACGTTCGGAGGGCCGGTTCGCTACAGGCTGCTGGGCGAGCAGGAATGGACAGAGGCGCCGCTGCTGCCGGGCTACCAGGAGAATACACGGGGCATCGGCGTTGCCGATATGGCCTACGCTATCCGCAGCGGACGGCCTCACCGCGCCAGCGGTGAACTGGCCTACCATGTGCTGGAGGCGATGTGGGCGTTCCATGATTCCTCCGATGAACAGTCGTTCTATCCGATGCAGAGCACATGCCTGCGCCCGGCAGCTTTGCCGGAAAATCTGCCCTTGTATACGTTGGATGCAGCTTTCAAAAAATGA
- a CDS encoding ThuA domain-containing protein has product MSKALIVWGGWDGHEPEQVAAISERILKEEQFEVEVSNSLEAYQDAEKLLGLDLIVPLWTMGQIEQELVNNVSAAVQSGVGLAGCHGGMCDAFRNNVDWQFMTGGQWVAHPGNDGVEYMVNMKRGSSPLLDHIEDFQVKSEQYYLHVDPAVEVLATTRFPVVPGPHSANGLVDMPVVWTKRWGNGRVFYNSLGHHADIIDMPQVTEMMRSGFLWAAAGKQTAAARGSSLADAYTGMADNQQR; this is encoded by the coding sequence ATGAGCAAGGCACTGATTGTATGGGGCGGATGGGACGGACATGAGCCGGAACAGGTGGCGGCCATTTCTGAACGGATTCTGAAGGAAGAGCAATTCGAGGTGGAGGTGTCTAATAGCCTTGAAGCCTACCAGGATGCGGAGAAGCTGCTAGGCCTGGACCTGATCGTTCCGTTGTGGACCATGGGACAGATTGAGCAGGAACTGGTCAATAATGTCTCGGCAGCAGTTCAGAGCGGCGTAGGCCTGGCAGGCTGCCATGGCGGCATGTGTGATGCCTTCCGGAACAATGTGGACTGGCAGTTCATGACAGGCGGGCAATGGGTTGCACATCCCGGCAATGACGGGGTGGAGTATATGGTGAACATGAAGCGCGGCTCCAGCCCGCTGCTGGACCATATTGAGGATTTTCAGGTCAAAAGCGAGCAGTACTACCTCCACGTAGACCCGGCGGTTGAAGTGCTGGCAACCACACGCTTCCCGGTCGTACCGGGACCACATTCAGCCAACGGGCTGGTGGATATGCCCGTTGTATGGACGAAGCGCTGGGGGAACGGCCGCGTCTTCTACAATTCGCTGGGACATCACGCGGATATCATAGATATGCCTCAAGTGACCGAGATGATGCGCAGCGGGTTCCTGTGGGCGGCAGCAGGCAAACAGACGGCGGCTGCCCGGGGAAGCTCCCTGGCAGATGCTTATACTGGCATGGCAGACAACCAGCAGCGGTAG
- a CDS encoding Gfo/Idh/MocA family oxidoreductase — MSNRLRIGMVGYKFMGKAHSNAYRSLPMFFPGAPLQPEMSVICGRNEQGVQAAARQFGWTESVTNWRDLVKRDDIDLIDINAPSNAHKEIVVEAALHGKHLFCEKPLALSLADSRDMLQAAEEAGVRHMIGFNYRFSPAVQLAKQLVESGRLGKIYHFRAFFLQDWIMDPSFPLVWRLQKEVAGSGSHGDLGAHLIDLARFLVGEFHEVIGMSETFIKQRPLASEMTGLSAKGSAGANAPMGEVTVDDATLFLARFAEGALGSFEATRFAAGHRSTNSFEINGSLGSVRFDFERMNELEVYFTQDEEDVQGFRRVLATDPAHKYSEAWWPAGHTIGFEHTFTHEMLELMSAISEGRQPVPNFHDGVACQAVLEAVERSIEERRWVSIEEM; from the coding sequence ATGTCTAATCGGCTTCGTATCGGAATGGTTGGCTACAAATTTATGGGCAAGGCTCACAGCAACGCTTACCGTAGCCTGCCCATGTTCTTCCCGGGTGCCCCGCTGCAGCCGGAGATGTCCGTCATCTGTGGACGCAACGAGCAGGGGGTTCAGGCGGCTGCCCGCCAGTTCGGCTGGACCGAAAGCGTTACCAATTGGCGTGATCTGGTGAAACGTGACGATATTGATCTCATTGACATCAACGCCCCGAGTAATGCCCATAAGGAAATTGTCGTTGAGGCTGCCCTCCATGGCAAGCATCTGTTCTGTGAAAAGCCGCTTGCGCTCTCGCTGGCGGATTCCCGTGACATGCTACAGGCAGCGGAGGAAGCGGGTGTCAGACATATGATCGGCTTCAACTACCGCTTCTCTCCGGCTGTCCAACTGGCTAAGCAGCTAGTCGAGAGCGGTCGCCTGGGCAAAATCTATCATTTCCGTGCCTTTTTCCTTCAGGACTGGATCATGGACCCGTCCTTCCCGCTGGTGTGGCGGCTGCAAAAGGAAGTGGCAGGTTCTGGCTCTCATGGTGATCTTGGCGCCCATCTGATTGATCTCGCCCGGTTCCTGGTCGGCGAGTTCCATGAAGTGATCGGTATGAGCGAGACGTTCATCAAGCAGCGCCCGCTGGCTTCGGAGATGACCGGATTGAGCGCCAAGGGCAGCGCCGGGGCGAATGCGCCGATGGGAGAAGTGACGGTCGATGATGCCACGCTGTTCCTGGCACGCTTCGCCGAAGGTGCGCTGGGCAGCTTCGAGGCCACACGGTTTGCGGCTGGACACCGGAGCACCAATTCATTCGAGATCAACGGTAGTCTGGGCAGTGTGCGGTTTGACTTTGAACGAATGAACGAACTGGAAGTGTATTTCACGCAAGATGAGGAGGACGTTCAGGGCTTCCGCCGCGTGCTCGCCACCGATCCGGCACACAAGTACTCCGAGGCCTGGTGGCCTGCGGGACATACGATCGGATTCGAGCATACCTTCACCCACGAGATGCTTGAGCTGATGAGTGCCATCTCCGAGGGACGGCAGCCTGTACCGAACTTCCACGACGGGGTCGCTTGTCAGGCCGTGCTTGAAGCAGTGGAACGATCCATAGAGGAGCGCCGCTGGGTATCCATTGAAGAAATGTAA
- a CDS encoding LacI family DNA-binding transcriptional regulator: MGNIVSRKEVAELAGVSEATVSRVLNAAGPIKEETRKKVKDAANQLGYVPSALARNFARSKSGHLGVVMPYVPKAHLFSAYFFSEMLSGIGSKARDSGLDLLLLFRKPGEKMDYSGLFRQQKVDACIILGARDDHDELEALKRLQEEGRPFCVMNHHFAGQSFCEVDADHVEGSRTAVSHLIEQGCKRIAFLNGPDIYSNSTERLKGYRTALQDAGIEYDRELLLEGNYSRRSGLEASATIAGRLNDIDAVFAANDRMAIGVMQGLRELGLGVDRFPAFIGYDDSDVAEMAVPPLSSVRVPFYEMGVLAASKLIPDPLDRISALELTGRASIRELLSTELIIRASSIRQ, encoded by the coding sequence GTGGGTAATATCGTATCGCGCAAGGAAGTAGCAGAGCTCGCCGGCGTGTCTGAAGCGACGGTGTCGCGGGTATTGAACGCGGCCGGTCCCATCAAGGAAGAGACCCGCAAGAAGGTCAAGGACGCCGCCAATCAGCTTGGATATGTTCCCAGCGCGCTGGCCCGCAACTTTGCCCGAAGCAAGAGCGGCCATCTTGGTGTGGTTATGCCTTATGTACCGAAGGCGCACCTGTTCTCAGCCTATTTTTTCTCCGAGATGCTGAGCGGCATCGGAAGCAAGGCCAGGGACAGCGGGCTTGATCTGCTACTATTGTTCCGGAAGCCGGGGGAAAAGATGGATTACAGCGGTCTTTTCCGCCAGCAAAAGGTCGATGCCTGTATCATCCTTGGGGCCAGAGATGACCACGATGAGTTGGAAGCGCTGAAGAGACTTCAGGAAGAAGGGCGTCCGTTCTGCGTCATGAATCACCATTTTGCAGGACAATCGTTCTGTGAAGTGGATGCAGACCATGTGGAGGGAAGCCGGACGGCTGTAAGTCACCTCATTGAGCAGGGATGCAAGCGGATTGCCTTTCTCAACGGCCCGGATATCTATTCCAACAGTACAGAGCGATTGAAGGGATACCGCACCGCGCTTCAGGATGCCGGTATTGAATATGATCGCGAGTTGCTTCTGGAGGGCAATTACAGCCGTCGAAGCGGGCTCGAAGCGTCGGCTACAATCGCTGGCAGGCTGAATGATATTGACGCCGTATTTGCGGCGAACGACCGAATGGCCATCGGGGTGATGCAGGGTCTGCGCGAGCTCGGACTGGGAGTTGACCGGTTCCCGGCGTTCATTGGCTATGACGATTCGGATGTGGCCGAGATGGCCGTTCCGCCGCTGAGCAGTGTCCGCGTTCCTTTTTATGAGATGGGGGTGCTTGCGGCCTCGAAGCTTATACCGGATCCTCTGGACCGCATTTCAGCCTTGGAACTGACCGGACGCGCCTCGATAAGAGAGCTTCTGTCCACAGAGTTGATTATCAGGGCATCATCCATTCGTCAATAG
- a CDS encoding alpha-N-arabinofuranosidase — MAAAVKAKMIVDKSFRIAEVDKRIYGSFVEHLGRAVYGGIYEPTHSTSDESGFRNDVKELVKQLDVPIIRYPGGNFVSGYNWEDGVGPVASRPRQLELAWRTVEPNEVGTNEFFKWAKDIGSEVMMAVNLGTRGIDAARNLVEYCNHPGGSYWSDLRRSHGVEQPHKIKTWCLGNEMDGPWQIGHKTAEEYGRLAVESAKAMKLIDPDIELVSCGSSSSTMPTFPEWEATTLDHTYEVADYISLHQYYGNHDNDTANYLARSMDMDHFIHTVISTCDYIKAKKRSKKKMMLSFDEWNVWYHSNDADSKIDPWSVAPPQLEDIYNFEDALLVGSMLITFLRHADRVKMACLAQLVNVIAPIMTENNGKAWKQTIFYPYLHASRYGRGVSLMPVVDSEKYDSKDFTDIPYLDSAVVYDEEGDALTVFAVNRHLSESLELTVDVRSFEGYRIVEHTVLEHDDLKATNSPAGEKVTPHNGGNAKLDDGIVKAHLGKASWNVIRFAKSH; from the coding sequence GTGGCAGCAGCTGTAAAAGCAAAAATGATTGTAGACAAGTCATTTCGTATTGCTGAAGTCGATAAACGCATTTATGGTTCTTTTGTAGAGCATCTCGGGCGTGCTGTATATGGTGGTATTTATGAGCCTACTCATTCAACTAGTGATGAAAGCGGTTTCCGTAATGATGTAAAAGAGCTGGTGAAGCAGCTTGATGTTCCTATTATACGCTATCCGGGCGGGAATTTTGTGTCCGGCTACAATTGGGAAGATGGTGTCGGTCCTGTCGCGTCCAGACCTAGACAGCTAGAACTGGCGTGGAGAACGGTCGAGCCGAATGAAGTGGGTACGAACGAATTTTTCAAATGGGCGAAAGATATCGGTTCAGAGGTCATGATGGCGGTTAACCTGGGTACACGCGGGATTGATGCGGCACGTAATCTGGTGGAATATTGCAACCATCCAGGCGGCTCCTACTGGAGTGATCTGCGTCGTAGTCACGGTGTTGAGCAACCGCACAAGATTAAAACCTGGTGTCTCGGCAACGAAATGGATGGCCCGTGGCAGATCGGACACAAGACAGCGGAAGAGTATGGTCGCCTTGCGGTAGAGTCCGCAAAAGCAATGAAGCTGATTGACCCTGACATTGAGCTTGTATCATGCGGCAGTTCCAGTTCGACAATGCCGACGTTCCCTGAATGGGAAGCGACGACGCTGGATCATACCTATGAGGTAGCCGACTATATTTCTCTGCATCAATACTATGGCAACCACGACAATGATACGGCCAATTATTTGGCACGCTCCATGGATATGGACCATTTTATTCATACAGTTATTTCGACCTGTGACTATATCAAAGCGAAGAAACGCAGCAAGAAAAAAATGATGCTCAGCTTCGATGAATGGAATGTGTGGTACCACTCCAACGATGCGGACAGCAAAATTGATCCGTGGTCTGTGGCGCCGCCCCAACTTGAGGATATTTACAACTTCGAGGATGCACTACTGGTGGGAAGTATGCTTATTACGTTCCTGCGTCATGCTGACCGTGTAAAAATGGCTTGTCTGGCCCAACTGGTCAATGTCATTGCGCCAATCATGACTGAAAATAACGGCAAAGCGTGGAAACAGACGATTTTCTATCCGTATCTGCATGCATCCCGTTATGGTCGCGGTGTATCGTTGATGCCCGTGGTGGACTCGGAAAAATACGATTCCAAGGATTTCACAGACATTCCTTATCTGGATAGCGCTGTGGTCTATGATGAAGAGGGAGACGCTCTGACCGTCTTTGCGGTAAACCGCCACTTGTCCGAGTCGCTGGAGCTGACAGTGGATGTGCGCAGCTTCGAAGGCTATCGCATTGTGGAGCATACCGTGCTGGAGCATGACGATCTCAAAGCAACTAACAGTCCGGCAGGAGAAAAGGTAACGCCTCACAACGGCGGTAATGCCAAGCTCGACGATGGCATCGTAAAAGCTCATTTGGGCAAAGCCTCGTGGAACGTAATCCGTTTCGCCAAGTCTCATTAA
- a CDS encoding HSP90 family protein — protein sequence MSQTNEYRFQVNLGGMIDILANHLYSSPRVFIREVLQNATDAITARKELGETAAESKGFEGKVTVELSGSGEQQVLMIQDNGIGLSEEDIHRFLSIIGQSSKKGADLLASETSFIGRFGIGLLSCFMVSDEIVVLTRSVKEGISMEWRGKPDGTYTIRRLETELPVGTQIYLRCKPGSEFYYEPAQVEESLFYYGALLPYPVMLSVDGETRRVNLPSTHWMQDPEQLRSRRGEVLDLGYRLMGERFGDFIPLRTASGRTGGIAFILPRSINLNSKRLHRVYLKHMLVSDKAENVLPEWAFFIKSLIWTDELQPTASREYFYENEQLDGVRSELGTCIRQELLRMAEYEPDRLQHWIRLHELSMKALAVEDDEFLRIMHRWFSFESTFGRRELSELIREAGGRPLHYTSTVDEYRQITHVAAAQSMLVINGGYIYDTEILEKLHWIDPALQAERLSPEDVSLSFTGLTQEEREQYYSVLRVMDAALQPMRCRTELKRFEPASLPVLYTISQDALTLRSMENTVEETTALFSNVLDSLKAGVQQNAGYSTLYFNLNNPVVARIFEATDTQMITAATEMMYVNALMMGHYPMNRSELGLMNRSVLHFINWGLGNGQNM from the coding sequence ATGAGTCAAACGAACGAATATCGTTTTCAGGTGAACTTGGGCGGGATGATTGATATTTTGGCCAATCATTTATATAGCAGCCCACGCGTGTTTATACGCGAGGTACTGCAAAATGCAACAGACGCAATTACGGCTCGCAAGGAGCTAGGGGAGACTGCTGCTGAAAGTAAAGGATTTGAAGGTAAAGTGACCGTGGAGTTATCTGGCTCCGGTGAACAACAGGTTTTGATGATTCAGGATAACGGCATTGGACTGTCGGAAGAAGACATCCACCGCTTTCTGTCGATCATTGGCCAGTCTTCGAAGAAGGGGGCAGATTTACTGGCCTCGGAGACATCATTTATCGGGCGATTTGGGATTGGCTTGCTGTCTTGCTTTATGGTGAGCGATGAAATTGTGGTGCTGACGCGTTCAGTAAAGGAAGGCATCTCCATGGAATGGAGAGGGAAACCGGACGGAACGTATACGATCCGTCGATTGGAGACTGAACTGCCTGTAGGCACGCAAATTTATTTGCGCTGCAAGCCGGGGAGCGAGTTTTATTATGAGCCAGCTCAGGTGGAGGAGTCTCTATTTTATTATGGGGCGTTGCTGCCATATCCGGTCATGCTGTCTGTAGACGGGGAGACCAGGCGCGTCAATCTTCCATCTACCCATTGGATGCAGGACCCGGAACAATTGCGCAGTCGTCGCGGTGAGGTGCTGGACTTGGGCTATCGCCTGATGGGTGAGCGCTTTGGCGATTTTATTCCACTGCGGACGGCATCGGGCAGAACAGGCGGGATTGCATTCATTTTGCCGCGTAGCATTAATCTCAACAGCAAGCGGCTGCATCGGGTGTATCTGAAGCATATGCTGGTGTCCGACAAAGCAGAAAATGTATTGCCGGAGTGGGCTTTTTTCATTAAAAGTCTGATCTGGACAGATGAATTGCAGCCGACGGCATCACGTGAGTATTTTTATGAAAATGAGCAGCTTGACGGTGTTCGTTCTGAACTGGGAACCTGTATTCGGCAAGAGCTGCTACGCATGGCGGAGTATGAGCCAGACCGCTTGCAGCACTGGATTCGTTTGCATGAGCTTTCCATGAAGGCGCTCGCGGTGGAGGATGATGAATTTCTGCGGATTATGCACCGCTGGTTTTCCTTTGAAAGTACATTTGGGCGGCGGGAGCTGAGTGAACTGATCCGCGAGGCGGGCGGGCGTCCGCTCCATTACACATCGACGGTTGATGAGTATCGCCAGATTACCCATGTGGCGGCGGCGCAATCCATGCTGGTGATCAATGGCGGCTATATTTACGATACGGAAATTTTGGAAAAGCTGCATTGGATCGACCCTGCTCTGCAAGCCGAGCGGCTTAGTCCCGAGGATGTATCTCTTTCATTTACCGGGCTGACGCAGGAAGAGCGCGAGCAGTATTACAGCGTGCTGCGCGTCATGGATGCTGCTTTGCAACCGATGCGCTGCCGTACTGAATTGAAGCGTTTTGAGCCTGCGAGCTTGCCTGTGCTATATACCATTTCGCAGGATGCGCTAACCTTGCGTTCAATGGAAAACACCGTCGAAGAAACAACGGCGCTTTTTTCCAATGTACTCGATAGTCTGAAAGCCGGGGTCCAGCAGAATGCGGGCTACTCGACCTTATATTTTAATCTGAACAATCCGGTGGTGGCGCGTATTTTTGAGGCTACCGATACACAGATGATTACGGCTGCAACGGAAATGATGTATGTGAACGCACTTATGATGGGCCACTATCCGATGAATCGGAGTGAGTTGGGGCTGATGAACCGGAGTGTGCTGCATTTTATCAATTGGGGATTAGGGAACGGACAGAACATGTAA
- a CDS encoding glycerophosphodiester phosphodiesterase, whose product MTVTEKVINFAHRGASGVCPENTMAAFRHALELGATGIETDVQRTRDGHLVLIHDESLERTTGSPLDVRDITLEELNGLDAGGWFDEKFRGERVPLLDELLELAQASDAIINLELKNSIYLYPGMEEEVIAAVRRFGLEERVIISSFNHESLALCAQLAPEIRTGVLYIEIMVRPAEYASRFGVTALHAYKHSVTPEGVSEALAAGVVYHPWTVNEPEEMKRLLEAGVSGIITDYPDRLASLLAVRSS is encoded by the coding sequence GTGACTGTAACCGAGAAAGTTATTAATTTTGCACATCGCGGTGCTTCGGGTGTATGCCCTGAAAATACGATGGCGGCGTTCCGCCACGCTTTGGAGCTGGGGGCAACCGGCATAGAGACGGATGTGCAGCGTACCCGGGATGGGCATTTGGTGCTTATTCACGATGAATCGCTGGAACGCACGACAGGTTCCCCGCTGGATGTACGCGATATTACACTGGAAGAACTGAATGGGTTAGATGCAGGCGGCTGGTTTGATGAGAAATTCCGGGGTGAGCGTGTGCCGCTGCTGGATGAACTGCTGGAGCTGGCGCAGGCTTCGGATGCAATCATTAATCTGGAATTGAAAAATAGCATTTACCTCTATCCCGGTATGGAGGAAGAGGTGATTGCCGCTGTACGGCGTTTCGGTTTAGAGGAGCGGGTGATTATCTCCAGCTTCAATCATGAATCACTGGCGCTCTGTGCGCAATTGGCCCCTGAGATCAGGACGGGAGTGCTGTATATCGAGATTATGGTTCGCCCGGCGGAGTATGCAAGCCGATTCGGGGTCACAGCACTGCATGCTTACAAGCATTCCGTCACACCGGAGGGAGTATCTGAGGCACTGGCAGCAGGTGTAGTCTATCACCCGTGGACAGTGAATGAGCCGGAAGAAATGAAGCGGCTGCTGGAGGCGGGGGTGAGTGGTATTATCACCGACTACCCTGATCGCTTGGCATCTCTATTGGCTGTCCGCTCTTCCTAA
- a CDS encoding class I SAM-dependent methyltransferase, with protein sequence MIPEGNLQNNVDRFNGFADDYDQHRPEAPSLVVEIITRYLERKVELVADIGCGTGLSTFIWKETARQIVGIEPNPDMRGKAQRKLETAGAITAGTISFKSGFSNNLPFEDGTVDVITCSQSFHWMDPDSTLREAGRVLAQGGVFAAFDCDWPPVLQWEIDQAYVQLIAKADEILNREAPVEQQAHKWSKEQHLPNLQRSGQFRYTREIVFHNHEQCDAARYIGLVLSQGGIQTLFKLGNRALDEDLARFVKLVEDHFQDRTLDILFSYRMRLGVK encoded by the coding sequence ATGATACCTGAGGGGAATTTGCAAAATAATGTAGACCGTTTCAACGGCTTTGCCGATGACTACGACCAACACCGTCCGGAAGCACCGTCGCTCGTTGTCGAGATCATTACCCGCTATCTGGAACGAAAAGTGGAGCTTGTGGCCGATATTGGCTGTGGAACAGGGCTTTCGACTTTCATTTGGAAAGAGACGGCCCGGCAAATTGTCGGCATCGAGCCCAACCCGGACATGAGAGGAAAAGCGCAGCGCAAACTGGAGACAGCAGGAGCGATAACTGCAGGCACCATCTCCTTCAAAAGCGGGTTCTCCAACAACCTGCCCTTTGAGGATGGAACTGTAGACGTCATCACCTGCTCTCAATCCTTTCACTGGATGGACCCCGACAGCACGCTCAGGGAAGCGGGCAGAGTTTTGGCTCAGGGCGGGGTATTCGCTGCCTTTGACTGCGATTGGCCTCCGGTGCTGCAATGGGAGATAGACCAAGCTTATGTACAGCTGATCGCCAAAGCAGATGAGATTCTGAATCGGGAAGCACCTGTAGAGCAGCAAGCCCATAAATGGAGCAAGGAACAGCATTTGCCTAATCTACAGCGCAGCGGACAATTCCGATATACCCGGGAGATTGTCTTCCATAACCATGAGCAGTGTGACGCAGCTCGTTATATAGGGCTTGTTCTTAGTCAAGGCGGTATACAAACGCTATTCAAACTCGGCAATCGAGCGCTTGATGAAGATTTGGCCCGCTTTGTGAAGCTCGTAGAAGATCATTTTCAGGACAGAACACTGGATATCCTGTTCAGCTATCGTATGCGGCTCGGCGTCAAATAG